TGAAAAGTACACCGAGTCCGTATATTTCCAATTTGGATTTACGAAAGCTTTATAAAGGTGCTGATGTTACCTTAACTAAAGATATAACTGGGGAAGCCACTGTTGTGGCCGGCCAGGTTACTTCTGATCATTCTGGACACAATTTGCCTGAAGGTTTACTGTTTATCCAGAACTTAAGAATGGTAGGTAGTGGTATTGATTCGTTAAGGGGTATTGCCATAAATATAGGTGCTGCTGCTGCGGATTATGTGCCAGGTGATTCGGTACATATAACTATAGAAAATAGCGTACTGAAGCGTTCTGATGGTGTTTTGCAAATTACCGGAGTTTCTCCTTCAAACGTTAAAAAAGTAGCGTCTGGAGTTAAATTACTTTCGACGCCAATGTCAGCCGCCACTGTTCTGGGTAAGCCCGGAAATTTTGAAGGTTGCTTTGGGACAATGTACAATTGTAATTTTGAGCCTAATATTGGCATTGAGAAAGTGGAAGGCTCAAAGACATTCAATGACGGATCAGGTGATATGCAGATGTATGTGCGTGCCAACGCGAATTTTAAATCTGAATTCCTCCCTTATTCTGCTGAAATTACAGGAATTATAATTCCATCTTCAAGTACAGGTCTCCCTCAGATTTGTCCACGTGTGAAGAAGGATTTTTTCCCAACCAGTATTACTGTAGATGCATCCATTCCATTAGGTCCAAATCCTGCTGTTATAACAGGATACTTTGCTAATCCATCAGGTACAGACGCCAATTACGAATACATTCAGTTCATGGCAACTCAGGACTTGGACTTTAGGCAAAAACCCTTTACAGTTTATGCTACTAATAATGCGGGCTCAACAAATCCATTTCCTGTCAATGGCTGGAATACTGGCGGTGTGCGTACCTATAAATTCAACATAACAAGGGGCACAGTTGCAAAAGGTAAATTCTTCTATGTAGGCGGATATAAACAAATAGCTGGAGTAACCTCAACAGATATAAGCCAGGCGAATTGGGTGGTAAGTAAGCTTTACAATGATAATGATGGTGATGATGGAATAGGAACAAAAACTGCTAATCTCTTAGCAAACAGTGGGAATACTGCTGGTATCGCGATTTTTGCTACCAACGTTGTTGAACTAACTACCGCCCCATCTGATTGTGTATTTTATGCGGGTCAGGGAGGAAATGTATATGGAAATGGCGTTGGATACAGCGTCTGTGATAATGATCTATATAAAAGATTAAATGGAACCACAGCACAGCCATTCGTGGGACAGGGCACAAATACATTTAGATTTGTAGTTCCAGAGGATAGTAAGTTTAGCTATCTGGGTGGTGTGTATGATGCAACGCAAAAGAAATGGACAACCGTAAGGACCCATAGTGCAGTCACAATCGCCAAAGCTTCAGCTTTATCGTCAATTGAAGAAATGGAAGGTGCAACCCGCACTATAAATTAATATTACTAATGAACAGAAGATCATTTATACAAGGCTTAGGCCTCATCACAGGGAGCGCATTTATTGCGCTCCAATCTGATGCTTTCGCTAAATTAAAACACGGTGAAACCATTAAGGGAAAGGTTACTGCATCCGGGAAAGGAATTAAAGACGTGGTAATATCTGACGGCTATAGTGTAGCCCTAACAGATACAAACGGTAACTATTCCATTGCGCCGCATCAAAAAGCTGAAAGCTTATTCATGAGTACACCCGCGGGTTACGAATTTAAAACAGACTACAATGTAGTTCGTCAATACGAAGTGCTTGGCAGTAAAAACCAGTATGACTTTAAGCTGAAAGCTTTAAACAAAAAGGACGATAAACATAATTTCATCATTTGGGCAGATCCCCAGGTTAAAAATAAAAAGGATGTAAAACAAATGATGGATACTTCTGTACCGGATACCCTTGATGTGATAAAATCGCTGGGTAAGGACGCATTGGTACACGGTATTTGTGTTGGGGACATTGTCTGGGACAACCATGCATTGTATCCCGATTATAACGAAGCTGTTGCCGAAATGGGTATTCCTTTTTTCCAGGCACTGGGTAATCATGATATGGATTACCGTATGGGAGGAGATGAAACCTCAGACAAAACCTTTAAATTAAATTACGGCCCAACTTATTATTCCTTTAACCGTGGAAAAGCACATTATGTAGTGCTGGATAATGTAAGGTATTTGGGTACAGAGCGCAATTACGATGGCTACATATCTGAAGAACAGCTGGCATGGCTGGCAAAAGACCTTCAATATATAGCTAAAGATCAATTGCTGATCATTAACCTTCACATTCCGGTGTACAATCAGGTAAAGAACAACAAAGACTTTTACGCCGTTTTAGAAGGGTTTAAAAATGTACACATCATGTCTGGTCATACCCACTATAATGCCAATAACATTACCAACGGCATTTTTGAACACAACCATGGTACCGTGTGTGGTGCCTGGTGGACAGGCCCAATTTGTGAAGATGGTACACCACGTGGTTATGCTGTTTACGAAGTAAACGGCAACAAACTTAAATGGTATTATAAATCCACTGGTTTCCCGAAAGAACACCAGATTAAATTGTACGCAGATAGATTAACCAACCAAACTCGTGTAATTGCCAACGTTTGGAACTGGGACCCGGAATGGAAAGTAGAATATTTCCTGGATGGTAAACCGATGGGCAAAATGGAAAATCAAGTTGGATTAGATCCTTTGTCTGTAACTTTGTACCAGGGACCTGAGTTGCCTGCAGGACGTCATTTTCCCGAGCCACGACAAACAGACCATCTTTTTATTGCGCATTTTGATGCCGCTGTAAAAACCATAAAAGTAACCGCAACAGATCGTTTTGGCGAAAAATACACAACAGAAATAAACGCATAACATGAAATCTATAGCGCATATAGCGGGATTAGGCCTCATCACATTAATGGCTTTTAAAAGTATCCGGCAACACTCCGTAGCAACCGGATTTCCGGCCTTCGATACAGAAGCACACCGCGGTGGGAGAGGCTTATGGCCCGAGAATACCATCCTTGCTATGAAGGGGGCAGTTGATCTTGGTGTAACCACCTTAGAAATGGATACCCATGTTACCGCTGATGGGAAGGTGGTGCTTTCGCACGATGATTACTTAAACCCGCAATTTACGCTAAGTCCAGATGGAAAAGAATTTGCTCAACAAGAAGCAGAACAATTGATCTTGTACAAAATGAAATATGCTGACCTGCGCAAATATGACGTAGGCAGCAAATTTTATAGTAAGTTCCCCAAACAAGAAAAAATAAAATCCCATATCCCACTTTTAGCAGATGTGATTGACTCCGTACAGCAATACATAAAAGTAAGTGGTAAAAAACAGCCATTTTATAACATCGAAACAAAATGTGATGTAGCGGGCGACAATAAATTTAATCCGGAGCCTGAACAATTTGTAAAACTGCTAATGGATGTTGTGGTTCGTAAGGAGATTTTACCTTACGTTGTCATCCAGTCTTTTGATGTACGTACCATACAGCTCATCCATAAAAAGTATCCTGAAGTGCATGTATCTTATCTTGTTGACGATAACCACGGTCTTAAAACTTTTGAAAAAAGTATGGCCTTTTTGGGTTTTAAGCCTTATATCTACAGTCCCGCTTATAAAATGGTAGATGCGGCATTGGTGCAAAAGTGTCACGATCAGGGCATCAAAATTATCCCCTGGACAGTCAATTCAAAGAAAGAGATCACAAGTTTAAAGACTTTGAAAGTAGATGGGATCATTTCCGATTATCCAGATTTATTGGTCAAATAATCCAGAAATGCCTTCTGAAGAACAATTAGTTGGCAATCAGGTTGTTTTTTAATGCAAAATCATAGAGGGCAAGCGTAGAGTCCCCAATTTCCAGTTTCCGCATAATGTTTTTGCGGTGCGTATGAATGGTAAATTCAGACAGGTAGAGCCGGTCTGCAATGGCCTTGGTTTTTAAGTTCTGGCAAACCAGCCTGATGATCTCCACTTCGCGCTTGGTAAGCTTGTATTTTTTTAAAAAGTCGTCAAAGAAGGAAAAGCTAGAATTGGCTTCCTTTTCTTCCAGTGTCGGAAAAATCTGTTTGCCCGCCATTACCTTTAAAATGGTTTCCTCAAGAAGAGGAAGCTGGTCCGATTTAACCATATATCCGCTGGCACCTTTTAACCGGCAATCTTTAATCAATTCCGAAGAGTGGTAATTGGTTAAAATAATGATTTTAGCCTTAACGCCCCTGGCTTTTAGTTCATCCAGCGTCTTCAGCCCATCCAGACCGGGCATATTTAAATCCATCAAAATAAGATCGGTGCTTAAAAGTTGTTCCGATTGTAATAATTCCAGTCCGTTACTAACAGCGGCTATAATATTAAACCGGGAATCTTTTTTTAAATGCGCTTGTATTCCCTCTAAAACGATTGGGTGGTCATCGGCTAAAATCAAGGAAATTTGCATCGAAGGTATCATGGCAATAAAATAGATAGATTTCGCTATAAAGCTACTAATATTCGCTCTCAAACAGCTATTGAAAAAATAATTTTAAATTCTTTGGTAAAAACCTAAAGTTCTTTGCACTTGTCAGTATAAAACAACCAATATTGCGCATGAAATATCTATTATATACTGTTGAAGGGTTATTATCCGAAGAAAGTTTTGTGAATTACTGTCTAAATGAGCGACAAGAGGACATTCTTTATTGGGAAAAGCTCATAAAAGAATATCCGGAGCTGCTAACAAAGGTAAATGAGGCACGTACATTAATTTTATTGTTGTCTGGTGCTGCAAGTCCTGCTGTAAAAGAGCAAGAACTGTATAAGTTAAAAGCAGTGATAGAGCGTACCGAAACCATTCAGATACCTGTAGTTAGAAGGATGTACTTTCAAAAAGCAATTTGGTATGCTGCTG
The nucleotide sequence above comes from Pedobacter sp. MC2016-14. Encoded proteins:
- a CDS encoding calcineurin-like phosphoesterase family protein — protein: MNRRSFIQGLGLITGSAFIALQSDAFAKLKHGETIKGKVTASGKGIKDVVISDGYSVALTDTNGNYSIAPHQKAESLFMSTPAGYEFKTDYNVVRQYEVLGSKNQYDFKLKALNKKDDKHNFIIWADPQVKNKKDVKQMMDTSVPDTLDVIKSLGKDALVHGICVGDIVWDNHALYPDYNEAVAEMGIPFFQALGNHDMDYRMGGDETSDKTFKLNYGPTYYSFNRGKAHYVVLDNVRYLGTERNYDGYISEEQLAWLAKDLQYIAKDQLLIINLHIPVYNQVKNNKDFYAVLEGFKNVHIMSGHTHYNANNITNGIFEHNHGTVCGAWWTGPICEDGTPRGYAVYEVNGNKLKWYYKSTGFPKEHQIKLYADRLTNQTRVIANVWNWDPEWKVEYFLDGKPMGKMENQVGLDPLSVTLYQGPELPAGRHFPEPRQTDHLFIAHFDAAVKTIKVTATDRFGEKYTTEINA
- a CDS encoding response regulator transcription factor; this translates as MRANISSFIAKSIYFIAMIPSMQISLILADDHPIVLEGIQAHLKKDSRFNIIAAVSNGLELLQSEQLLSTDLILMDLNMPGLDGLKTLDELKARGVKAKIIILTNYHSSELIKDCRLKGASGYMVKSDQLPLLEETILKVMAGKQIFPTLEEKEANSSFSFFDDFLKKYKLTKREVEIIRLVCQNLKTKAIADRLYLSEFTIHTHRKNIMRKLEIGDSTLALYDFALKNNLIAN
- a CDS encoding glycerophosphodiester phosphodiesterase family protein; its protein translation is MKSIAHIAGLGLITLMAFKSIRQHSVATGFPAFDTEAHRGGRGLWPENTILAMKGAVDLGVTTLEMDTHVTADGKVVLSHDDYLNPQFTLSPDGKEFAQQEAEQLILYKMKYADLRKYDVGSKFYSKFPKQEKIKSHIPLLADVIDSVQQYIKVSGKKQPFYNIETKCDVAGDNKFNPEPEQFVKLLMDVVVRKEILPYVVIQSFDVRTIQLIHKKYPEVHVSYLVDDNHGLKTFEKSMAFLGFKPYIYSPAYKMVDAALVQKCHDQGIKIIPWTVNSKKEITSLKTLKVDGIISDYPDLLVK
- a CDS encoding DUF5689 domain-containing protein; amino-acid sequence: MKQILNKYILVFGACVAVLTACKRDSDYLKSTPSPYISNLDLRKLYKGADVTLTKDITGEATVVAGQVTSDHSGHNLPEGLLFIQNLRMVGSGIDSLRGIAINIGAAAADYVPGDSVHITIENSVLKRSDGVLQITGVSPSNVKKVASGVKLLSTPMSAATVLGKPGNFEGCFGTMYNCNFEPNIGIEKVEGSKTFNDGSGDMQMYVRANANFKSEFLPYSAEITGIIIPSSSTGLPQICPRVKKDFFPTSITVDASIPLGPNPAVITGYFANPSGTDANYEYIQFMATQDLDFRQKPFTVYATNNAGSTNPFPVNGWNTGGVRTYKFNITRGTVAKGKFFYVGGYKQIAGVTSTDISQANWVVSKLYNDNDGDDGIGTKTANLLANSGNTAGIAIFATNVVELTTAPSDCVFYAGQGGNVYGNGVGYSVCDNDLYKRLNGTTAQPFVGQGTNTFRFVVPEDSKFSYLGGVYDATQKKWTTVRTHSAVTIAKASALSSIEEMEGATRTIN